GTACAGTTCTGTACGGGCTGGAATTATGGAGTCCGATGTAAAATTCTTTATGGGCTGAGATTATAGAGGTACAATTTTGTACGGGCTGGGATTATAGAAGTACTGTTTTGTACAGCATGGGATTATGGATGTACCCAGTATGATCCAATATTCATGATTCTACAAGATATTACAGCTTTCTTGAGGTGAAATGCCGTGTATATGGTTTGTTAGATAGCAAGCGATCCAGCTGCAGTATTGCCACTTGGAAACAGAAAGGCGATGATActaaggaaaatatagaattgtCCTTAGCGTAAACCCCACCACCACCTAATAACTAATAATACTGAAACATGGTAGTTTAGGAGAATACCGATATTCAgtacttttaaaatgtataacaaaatgtTGGTCAAAAGACTACTGAAAATCAGTACACAAGTAAATTACTGAAAATCAGTCCCCGGGTAAACTACTGAAAATCAGTCCCCGAGTAAACTACTAAAAATCAGTACCCGAGTAAACTACTGAAAACCAGTCCCCGAGTATATTATAAATTAACAAGAACCGAGCATATTACAGAATAATAAATAACCCAGTATATTACAGAATACCAATAACCGAGTATATTACAGAATACAAATAACCGAGTATATTACAGAATACCAATAACCAAGTATATTACAGAATACCAATAACCGGATATATTACAGAATACCAATAACCGAGTATATTACAGAATACCAATAACCAAGTATATTACAGCATAACAATAACTGAGTATATTACAGAATACAAATAACCGAGTATATTACAGAATACCAATAACCGAGTATATTACAGAATACAAATAACCGAGTATATTACAGAATACCAATAACCGAGTATATTACAGAATACCTATAACCGAGTATATTACAGAATACCAATAACCGAGTATATTACAGAATACCAATAACCAAGTATATTACAGAATACCAATAACCGGATATATTACAGAATACCAATAACCGAGTATATTACAGAATACCAATAACCGAGTACAGGCgtggatccagaattttttccCAGGAGGGGGGGGTtcgaaccttttcacaaaatcgaacccgTGATATAATGTTCAACCCTTTATTTTCCAACTCTCGAAGGAAACGCTCTATATAACCACTGCACCACGCGGGCGACCTTTTTGTCGTGTATTGATGTTTCCTGGTAGGAAGTGTTATTTAGCTAAAGAGACTTCACTGAAATAATCTTCGTTTTCCTTGCCTGATAAATGATTATACAATTTCCTTTTGGTCAATTTctaatgaatggtgaagatgcATTAGTGCAAGCCCAGTCAATCTGTCCTCTTGTATAGTACTGCGCATGTAACTCTTGATGCGTCTTAATCCAGAAAAGGATCTTTCGGCCTCACATGTTGTGATAGGTAAAACACATCCGATGTGAAGAAGAATTTTCACGTTCGGGAAAACGTCCCCATCTACAAAGTTGAAAAGATTGAGCAGATTGCAGAGCTTGTCTGAAGTTTCTTTGCTTATGTTAACACAATAACGTCTCCAATCTCTGAGTTCTTTCTCCAAGTCCTTTACAGAAAGACAAGCCAGGTCGCTCCCCCAAAATATTAGTTCTGAGGCAAGTTTGGACAATTCCTCGCGTGAAATATTTGTCACATTGACAGACAACAAAGAGCATATTGAATATGCCACCAGATCTTCTTTCTGAAACCTCGTATTCTGAGGAAAAAGTCCAGATATGGAATGGCCACGACAGATCTATGATAATCTCTTGGATTACTTGTGGAGACATTTTCTCTGTGTGGCTGCTTGGAGCAAACCCTTGGGGTTTTAATCACTATATCAAGGTCGTCTGCAATTTGTTTTGCATCTTCAAAGCAAGACTCCAATTCGGTGTCTACCGCTCTACGAATTTCTTTGATCCTATCCACGTGTTCCTCAATTAACTTACTTGCAGTGAAAATGTCAATATCTCTTTTCTGAGGTTTGAGAGTCAAAGGCTTTATTGTATCTAGGACATACCTTACAAACACAAATGTTATCAACACAGAGAAGGACGTCATCGAAGCCAAAAGCCCCTGTGCGGTCACTTTAGTTTGCCTATCCCAAGACCAGTTTTCACTGGTACTTTCATCAAGGTTTTGATTGAGAATGTGCTGCAGACATTTGATGACGAACTTGTACATAGTGTAGAACACATCAAAGCAGATATGACGCTCAACCCACCTAGTCTTACAGAGTCCAACTAGTTTCTTTCTGGAAAAATCTACAGAcccatcattttctacaataGTCTCAAGAAACCCTTGTCGTTTAGGGGAACtgtcaaagaaaataaatactGAATTAAGGACATCTATCATATTCCTCACAAGGGGTAATTTGCAGGCTGAAGCGATGCTCAGATTCAATACATGACTCCGACAGTGTGTGTACAAAGCTAATTGGTTTAGAGACTTGATTCGTCCCTGACACCCCCGTTTTTCCGATGTCATTGCTGCTACACCATCGTATGCTTGACCTCGCATGTTATCAATTGGAATTGCAAGCAAGCGGAGGATTTCAATAAGTTTATCAGCAATTGCTTCCCCAGTAGTTCTGCCTATATTTGCAAAGTCAAGAAATTCCTCCTTAATGATGGCAGGGTGTTCTCTAGTATCTAGAAATCTGAGACACAAGACTAAAACTTCTTTGTTAGCGTACTTGTCAGTTACCTCATCGGCTATGATGGAATAAAAAACCCTCCCTTGTAAACCCTTCAAAATTTTACCCGTGATGTGATTTCCAATGAGTTGGATAACCTCATTCTGAATGGTTTTGCTGGTATATAAGGCATTCTTTTTTGCTTTTTGTAGATGAGACCAGAGCTGCTCATCATGCTTTGCCAACAGCTGTAATATTGCCAGGAAATTACCTTTATTTGAGGAATCACTTGTGGTATCATCTCTGTGTTCTCGGAGAGGAATATTTTGTTTCCCACAAAAAATGATCGCATTTGCTATTGTTTCAAGCAACTTTATGGTGTGCTGATACTGTGCCTGATTTTGCTGATCGAGTTTATACGGAAGAGACGAAGATGGCACTTCGGATGTCATCTTGGTTGTGTGATAAACAAATTTGGCACTCTTGTGGTGTTCTGAATTTTGATGCTTTAAAAGGGCAGATGTTTTTCCAAGGGCTTTCTTATACGCAGTAAAAGGTTGCgtaacaaatgtattttgaagTTGGACATCTGACTGAGGGAACATGACACAAAACTTACACAGACCGCCATTTAACAGTTAAAGGTCAATCAGGAAAACTGAATCATCCAAGAAGATTGAAATGATAAAGTCTTTTTTAGTTCACCCGTATTCGTTGTTTGAGCACGACTTGTTTTTAACTTGGTGACATCGTCTGGCAAGGGTTGATTCTGAATATAACTTATCTTTTCAGCTGAGGACATTGTGTTCAACTTTATTGCACCTGTTACAATTTTACCAAGATCAGAAAAATCAGAATCGTCAAAAGATGTTTTATCTTTACCATGTTCTGTTGtcttaataaattcattgtCATCAGATTTAATATCCGTCTTTTCATTTTGTGAGTCCATGGTGATATCCGGGGTATCATCTGAATCAATACAAAGTTTTGACTTTTTATGGGCAGGCTCCTTCATTTCATTGGATTCAGTAGGTAAAACTGGGAAACAAACCACAAAATGATTTGGTGACCAATTGTTTGGGTTGCTATTTTCAGTGTGTGACCACATGATGTAGATGGGGGAACCCTGACGTACCTTTTCATGTGAAAATGGCTTTATTTCTTGATGAAGAAAATGTCTGTTTATAGcaacattttgtattgttgGATAAATGCTATATATTGGATGATTCAGGGCATTTGCCGCTGCGAAAAAATGAATCAAAGAACAATATCCCCCTGATTTGATTGAATTTAGAGTTTCATTCTGAATCGACTTGAGAAAATTCCCCGGTACAAGTGATCTGTCCGATACTGACGTCTCCACAACATATTGTACACTAGTGGGATGAGAACACATCTTGTCGTAAGTTGCCTGTGACGCATACTTTCTCGAATTTTTTACAAGTTCTAATACGGTCATGACACGAAGTTCGATTTGTCTCTCTTCATGACCAAAAATGGCTTTAGAGAGGGCCCTATAGAAGCAATTGCCATCCCCGTACACTTTCACAGGACAAATATCTTCTGGGCCATCTTCTGGATAAAGCACCTCGGCAATTTTGTCCAGATTACCATCTCTGGGCAATATATCGGACCTCATTACACTCAGATCATAGGTATAGTCTCTCTTGCAACTTGCGTATCTTAAAGATACATTGAGCTGCAAGGCTTGCCAGCCTTTTGCTGCTGCTTTCAGGAAAGAGGCATGTAAAAGATCAAAATCCCTTTCACCTATGATATCTTTTGCATCTATTACTAAGCAAGTGTTAAAATTGGAAGGAAATGATAATCGGATTACTGTGAGAgaattttattaatatttactTAGAATGATAAACGAATACTAGTCTGTCACATTGAGTCTGAAGCAGAGGTATACTAAAGCCGATGACTTTATGACGATGCAGTAGCATAATGACAAGATTATGACGTCAATCACTCGTAATAGGATATTAAACAAATCGTTCCTGTTTAGATTCGTTTagaaactcgaataacatttgtGATTTGTTTCTAACCTCATCATGCTCATAATGGCATTACAATACTAAGAAAgttaattcagaaatatttataatataataacagtcaactcatttttcttataaatcgttatattgtattttcttttatctttgcaaattccagggGGGGGGACCCCTCTAGATCCTCGCATGACCGAGTACATTATGTATATTACAGAATACCAATAACCGAGTATATTACAGAATACCAATAACTGAGTATATTACAGAATACCAATAACCGGATATATTACAGAATACCTATAACCCAGTATATTACAGAATACCAATAACTGAGTATATTACAGAATACCTATAACCGAGTATATTACAGCACAACAATAACCGAGTATATTACAGAATACCAATAACCGAGTATATTACAGAATACAAATAACCGAGTATATTACAGAATACCAATAACCGAGTATATTACAGAATACCAATAACCAAGTATATTACAGAATACCTATAACCCAGTATATTACAGAATACCAATAACTGAGTATATTACAGAATACCTATAACCGAGTATATTACAGCACAACAATAACCAAGTATATTACAGAATACCTATAACCGAGTATATTACAGAATACCTATAACCCAGTATATTACAGAATACCAATAACCGAGTATATTACAGAATACCTATAACCAAGTATATTACAGCATAACAATAACTGAGTATATTACAGAATAGCAATAGCTGAGTATATTACAGAATAACATTACAGAATAACAATAACCAAGTATATTACAGAATACCAATAACCAAGTATATTAGAGCACAACAATAACTGAGTATATTACAGAATAGCAATAGCTGAGTATATTACAGAATAACATTACAGAATAACAATAACTAAGTATATTACAGAATACCAATAACCAAGTATATTAGAGCACAACAATAACTGAGTTTATTACAGAATAGCAATAGCTGAGTATATTACTGAAAATCAGAATTCTAACGGAAAGCACTAAAGAACAGTTGAGGGCTCTACCGACAATCAGTAACGTGGAATATTTTCAATACTTGTGGAGTACTTCAGGAAAACATCCATCCTATGAGCATTTctgtaagttttacatggaaaggCAATAAGAGCACCATCATACACTACACAAAGGTTCAATTGAAATATATCTAACAGTTTCACTGAACTGGGCCGAGGTACTGCGTATCTAGACGAATCATTGGACGATTGTTAGgtattatcaaaaatgaaaattacgtAATTTCTGGCAGTGGGGGTATCTAAAAGAGGTAAATGTTTTTCTCGTCACGTATAGAGTGacatatatttaataaaaatatttcttttgtttttcaagTGTTTTCGAATGAAAGTGGAAGTGTGTTTCATTGTTCTTCACCGTGAATTTACGTCATGTGGAGGTAACCGAAAATTCCGAAAGACGTATGACGAGGAACGGTAAATATTTTGGTATTGGTGGTCTATTAACAAGCACTCATTATCCATTTAAAAACCTTGACAATTAAAGCGAGCGGAACCTTGATTGCCCGCCGAAGTGAATGGCAGATGTAAAGATATGTCAAAGAGGTAGTGCTTTCGAATAATGTACATATTATTTTCCAATGAAGTTTTAACTTCGCAATAAACCCTCAAAATTGAGTAAACACtataacatttaaaaatctacaCCCGTTCCTTTAGTTTATGTCTATATACTTAAAAGAAAGTCTATTTAATAATCAAACACAAGGAAGGCCCGGCAGCTATGGCGGCAGATCGAGTGTATATAAGAAGTCGAACACGCTCCCTGATTCAGGAGCTGATAACCAGTGTCGATACCGGCGCTGGAACTGTCGCTTGTTCACACTACCTTTGTATATTATATGATGCACCTTTAATGCGGTAAGTCAAAAACTGTAAGTAGATAAATTACTTACCGCCACCAAAGTCGTTTGAAGTGAGATTGTGTTATCAGGGGATATTGATTGACTACAACTGAGTCTGTTGGTTATAAGGCACAGAGGGAAAAACATAACATCACAAACACCATCTGACAACCAAAACAAAGATCGCTAATTCATTGGAGGTTGTAGGGGATCTAGTAAAGAAGTGTGAAAAGGATGTGAAATCGTCATTATTTGAGTGACTAAATGCAACACCGGCAGTTCTTTAGAACAGGTTTTTAGAGTGTTAGAAAACACAAGTGAAGACGATGCAGGAGTCGGACGTCGATAGGTACATCAGAGAAAGCAGCAAGAGTTACAAAAACTGTCGTATCAAGAACTCAGCGAGGAGAAATTCTCTGCAGAAAAGGACATTAGGGATAGAGTCTGAGAAACGTCTGGCCCAGTCAGAGCTTAGTCGGGAGGAGAAACAACTCCGAGAACACCTCAAACACATGCAGATTGACAAAATGAAGAACTATCTGGTTAAGAAAATCAGAGGTAAGTTATCAAACGGAAAGAGCTTTGTTGCATGCACGTAAATGACGTGTGCAGTATATTGACGTCTAAGTATGATTTTGACAACATATGAAGCCTTTATCCTACGTTTCAAAAGACGTGACCAATGGCATAGTTGTATACAGACATACCAAATTCGGAATGAAAGGTGATTAAACAGACGAATAGAAGTGTATGATTTAAGATACCCGGTATATTTAAGAAAGTAGTAAGACCTTCTAAAATATCATCAAAGAATATATTACGCATTCGAACAGGCTGAAACAAGGATCATCAAAAAGATTGACATGGTTGGGAGACCCATTACGTATATCATAGCAATGTATTAATTAGTAAACATTCCTTTAAATCGATAATCTACACTTCATTAGTGGTAGTTATtgaggaataaatgtaaacagtAATTGTTGAACAATGCCTTGTTTAAACATCattaatactacaaattaaTCCATTCTCCCCCATTGACAATTAAGCCGGCGGTTTGCTTGATATCCGTAATATAAGCATTCGTACAATCCAATAGCTGAACATTCTCATTTAATTTCTATTATATCAATACATGCCTATACTGGTTAATTGGGTCTGGATTTCAATGCCCGTGCTTAAGTTAAACACAACCTTATTTCAATGAAGAACACACGGGTCATCCAACTTTGTAAATATGTAACTCGTTGTTCTCACGAATATTCCGTTATCAGAGAAATGTAGTGGAAAATTAATCGTTAATTGGATATATTCAGTCCATGGTTGACGAtgataaactgatttttaaagTGACCAAAAAGTGAAAATACCTCTGTTGTTATTATATTAAGAATAAAAATGGTGTGCATTCCGGGTAGAAAGGCAGTTTTATAATTCAACAAACGATGCAATAATCCTTCGACATAAGAAAAAGTAGTGTCGGCAAGCGCTCATATGAGGTCAATTTATCTCAGGCTATGTATATCCCAAACACGTTGACGTTATCCCTCGCCTTTATTAGCCTTTGGATTATGTTAAAGAAATTCACGAAAACTTTTCAATTACGGGACTAACACGAGACtcctttttttttatctgtttattaAAGATTTCATAATATAGATCAATTATTAGTATACAACTTTTATTTGACATTTCAAAACCTCCGAAGTATTTTTGCAAAATTAGAAATGTTGTACACATgcaagtagaaaaaaaaaatgttttggatTTGCAATTCAGAAAATATTAACTTATAACACAGATCTATAGACCAAGCAGGAGGTAGGGCGACACTGAAACCTGGAAGATTCAAGATGACATCCAAATTTATTGCAGTTATATCAAGAAACTGGTGGGCATTTTAAGTGCTTCTCAGACCAGTGACCATTTTATAGGAAGATTTAAGAGTCCATCTTTTAACTTATTGACAACTCTAACCAAACACGCTAATCTTTGCCTAAGTGTGCTCTAAATCTTAATGcaataattttgtaaacatCTCGACACTAGTTTTAAATCCTTCAAGTCAActtaaaagtaaaaataacaaagTAATCAAACATGTAGGATTATATATaaccttgaaaaataaattacattatTCCCTCCCAATAAGTGCCCCCTGGTAGTGAGTAACATGTGAAGAGAGTTACATGTGTATTAtcactattacatgtacatgtatgtctttagAAAGGAAATCTGATTCACAGATACGTTTATACCCTCCACATCGAAGACATCTAATATATTTAAGGTTAATATTAAGATGTTATGCTTAAAGACATTAAAAGAGGGGCAttgtttgtttggggttttggttttttttttgtttgttttttcgtttttgttgttgttttgtggggggggggggggggttcttgtAAAATTGCAGAATATAGAGGAGCGTTGATACGGAACATCtcagatttatttattattgtatatttttcgCGGTAAAGTGGTCTGCCCCATCAGAggttttgatatttgttatCGCGAATTGTTTGCTTTAATGGCTTCCATTAATGAAATATAGCAtcagtaaataaaattttcttctAGAATCGCAAATCATATCCTGATTAATAAGAACATTACACACTATTCAGACATGATGGCTGGATATTTTAGGAATTTTACATGGACAAGAAGTGGATATTATCCTTAGATGAAAATGCTATGAATGAATTCCTTATATGTAACTCTAACAGACACATTATATGTTTTACTAAAAAGTATTTCTGATTAGTGTGTAGAGGTGCCTTGATTAACAGATGGCAGTAAACATGTTAATGCGTTAAAGAAAAATACCCCCTTTAAGCTTAcctaaataaaagacaccagaagGATAATAGCTAGTTGTATAGGTAGAACTATCAAGTTATATACTTAGTAAATCTAATATCATTCGAAATAGGTAGAAATCTGAAAAATTAACATTCTCATCATAAGTTATAACAACGTTAAGATTGTATAGTAACCGGAG
Above is a genomic segment from Ostrea edulis chromosome 3, xbOstEdul1.1, whole genome shotgun sequence containing:
- the LOC125676369 gene encoding 52 kDa repressor of the inhibitor of the protein kinase-like gives rise to the protein MTSEVPSSSLPYKLDQQNQAQYQHTIKLLETIANAIIFCGKQNIPLREHRDDTTSDSSNKGNFLAILQLLAKHDEQLWSHLQKAKKNALYTSKTIQNEVIQLIGNHITGKILKGLQGRVFYSIIADEVTDKYANKEVLVLCLRFLDTREHPAIIKEEFLDFANIGRTTGEAIADKLIEILRLLAIPIDNMRGQAYDGVAAMTSEKRGCQGRIKSLNQLALYTHCRSHVLNLSIASACKLPLVRNMIDVLNSVFIFFDSSPKRQGFLETIVENDGSVDFSRKKLVGLCKTRWVERHICFDVFYTMYKFVIKCLQHILNQNLDESTSENWSWDRQTKVTAQGLLASMTSFSVLITFVFVRYVLDTIKPLTLKPQKRDIDIFTASKLIEEHVDRIKEIRRAVDTELESCFEDAKQIADDLDIVIKTPRVCSKQPHRENVSTSNPRDYHRSVVAIPYLDFFLRIRGFRKKIWWHIQYALCCLSM